AAAACTTTGTTTTGACTATTGTCTTCAGCAATAAACCCAAAGCCTTTATCGGAGAAAAATGCAACTGTACCAGTGAATTCGGTCATTTCTTCCGAAACTGAAGTGTTGGCACCCAACTGAATCGAGTTCAGGTCAATTTTTTTTCTCGGTTTAAAATCAGGCGGACTATCATGGAAATTTCCTTCCTCGTCAACATAGACGGTCATTTCATCAAGACTTTTACCTTTGTCATTATTAAATTTCCTGTCTTCTCTTTTTTGTTCTCTATCCTGCTTTTTCTTAGCTTTTTTCTTTTCTTTTTCTTTTTTTGCAAAAGTTTCTGCCATATTTTACTACTATTTAATTAAAACTATTATTTCTGAATACTTAAAAATCAAAATTTCTAATCCGAATCTCGCTTGGTTTAGAATCGGCTCGACCCGACAACAACCTTATTTTTTATCAAAACCATTAATAATCCATTTGATTATGATGACCTTAAATTTTCCAAATTGAGTCAGGATATTTATTTAAACTTGATATTTAATTTTAAAAAAGTGCAAATATCAAATCTGATTAAGTCCCATGCTTCGCCGGAACTATATATGAAATGGCATCTGGAAGAGCGAAAACTGAAGAGAAAAAGAAAAAATTCTATACTTTTACAGCAGAAGCAAAGGCAGGAGCCTCAAATATTTTATAAAGATAATACATATTCCTGCGAATTGTTAATTTTGCCGGGATAATCGCAGAAATGAGCTTTTAATTGATTCCTTTATCTTATATTTTTCCAAATATTATTGTTTAACTATGGATATCGTTAAGAAATATTGGTCAAATTTTGGAGGTCTTATGGCTTGCTTTATTTTGATAAATATTGCTCTGTCTGATCACTCATTTCTGGAAATAAATTCACTTATCTGGTTAAATTTTACTGCGATGTTGGTTCATCAATTTGAAGAATATTCTTATCCCGGCCAATTCCCGAAATTTTACAATGAAACCATACTTAAAAGTAATAAAATTTTAAAATACCCTTTAACTACCAATGGCATTTTACTGGTCAACGTAGGCCTGGCGTGGACTTTTTATATTATATCAGGCATTTTAGGGGATTCTGCTTATTGGTTTGCATTGGGATTGGCATTGATTTCTCTTTCCAACGGAATGCTACATACCTTCATGTTTTTTTATCTGAAAAGATACAATCCCGGATTAATTACGAGCCTAGTAATTTTTATTCCCTTTGGATTTTATTTAATTTATAGAATCCAGCCTTTTCTCACTCAGGAGGATATTCTTTCAGGAATCATCATTTTTATTTTTGGGTCAGCAGCTATTCCTGTTTCTATTTTTTTCACGAGTAAATTTTCATAAACTTATTAATCCTTTTCATTAAAGATTAGAAATCTCTCAAAAAAAAAAAGAAAAGCTCCCGGAAAATCCGAGAGCTTTAATCTAACCCCTAAAATAAACCACTATAATTTTTCCTTTTTCAGGATATCTGAATTCTGATATATTAAGAAACGCAAAATCAGGAAAAAATGTTGCTAAATATTCTAAAAAAATCCAGGATGTCAATACAGCTTTTATTTAACGGGATTTTTTTTCTCTTGAATAATAAACCATCAATAAAATTTACTACATAATATATTGATAATCTGACATTTAACTGAATGATATTTTTTAACCAATTCTCCTGATCTTTGAATACCAAAAAATCAAGAAATCATCATTAACAATCATTAACAATTTGAAATTTAAACCTTGTTACAGATTCAGACTCTAACCTACAAATAATTGATAACCGATAAATTTTTAAGATTATGAAAAAGTTAGTAGCAACAATCGGAATTTTGAGCATCGTGGTATTTAGTGTTTCGGCTCAATATGGCAGGGCATACGACAGAGACAATTATGGAGAAAAGTACGGACATGTTGAAAGAAATGATCGGAATGGAGGAAGCTGGGGATATGACAAAGACTGGAATGTAGTCAAT
The sequence above is a segment of the Cytophagaceae bacterium genome. Coding sequences within it:
- a CDS encoding cold shock domain-containing protein; its protein translation is MAETFAKKEKEKKKAKKKQDREQKREDRKFNNDKGKSLDEMTVYVDEEGNFHDSPPDFKPRKKIDLNSIQLGANTSVSEEMTEFTGTVAFFSDKGFGFIAEDNSQNKVFVHSNQLNEPVKEKDRVSFEKEKTARGFSAINVTKIK
- a CDS encoding HXXEE domain-containing protein gives rise to the protein MDIVKKYWSNFGGLMACFILINIALSDHSFLEINSLIWLNFTAMLVHQFEEYSYPGQFPKFYNETILKSNKILKYPLTTNGILLVNVGLAWTFYIISGILGDSAYWFALGLALISLSNGMLHTFMFFYLKRYNPGLITSLVIFIPFGFYLIYRIQPFLTQEDILSGIIIFIFGSAAIPVSIFFTSKFS